The Symphalangus syndactylus isolate Jambi chromosome 6, NHGRI_mSymSyn1-v2.1_pri, whole genome shotgun sequence genome contains the following window.
TTGAAGAGAGACTCAGTCTATATATAGCTCatgcaatggagtagaatggcagaggtttttttttttttttcttcttcttcttttttgacagtcttgccctgttgcccagactggagtgcagtggcacaatctcagctcactgcaacctccacctcccaggttgaagcaattctcctgcctcagcctcctgagtagctgtgattacaggctcccaccaccacacctggctagtttttgtacttttagtagagacggggtttgccatgttgaccaggctggtctcaggtgatccacccacctcggcctcccaaatgctgggattacaggcatgagccaccgtgcccagcaatgAATGTCTTATCAAGTGAGACAGAGTGCTTACATTTAAATTTGCTTAACTTAAAAGGCTAGGTAAGATGTTAACACTATTGAACTATTTGCACTGCATCATCAAGTGTCCAGAAGAAATCTCCTAGAAAATGATGTGAGGTATCAGAACTAAAATATGGTGATGCTCTTGATTAAacattaacattttctatttatattattagtattatGCTTTAGTGTATAATATGCATAAGTTGATAAACAATCTTTGAATGGTTTTCGTGATGATTAAATATCTTGTTGGTGttgttttttctgtcttttgcatCCAACCACATACAAATATTACACACCAAGAATGATGACAAGAACAGAGATAGAGGGAAATACACCATATTAGGGGCCCCCAACTTTAATGAATGAAGAGGCATGACTCAAAGTTTTGTAGATGACAGTACATACCTAGAAGGTGTAGTGGGTGGTGACTTTTGTTGTAAGCttcaaaaaagctgttagtttggaaagaagaaaaaagagatatatCTGAAACAGCCAGTGGAGAGTAAGGCCTCCTAGCTGAACTTTAGCCATGAGGTATATGGGGtcatggaaaacaaaacagcctGCAGGTGAGCAGGGTCCTCAGAGGAAACCAGTTAAGACAAGGAGGttggctgggcacgttggctcacgcctgtaatccctgcactttgggatgccaaggacagtggatcacctgaggtcaggaattcaaaaccagcctgtccaacataatgaaaccccacctctactaaaaatacaaaaaattagctgggcatggtggcatgcacctgtaatctcagctactcgggaggctgaggcaggagaatcgcttgaacctgggaggcggaggttgcagtaagccaagattgtaccactgcactccagcctgggcaacaagagcaaaactccatcaaaaaaacaaaaaaacagaaaagaaagacaaggagGTCAAGGAAACATTCAGAGAAGGTGCTGAAGATATAAGCGAATTGTTGATTGCAGAGCTAAAGGGTTAATGAACACAGCAGAAGAGtttagaaggcaaaggagggcttGAAGATTGAGTTAAAGGGCTTAAATATGGGAACAATTGTATTTCTCCCAGCCACTTTCTTATTAACAGAGCCTCAACTGTGAGTGTTCTCCCTCTCTCAGGAGGGTATGTGTTCAGTAAAGGTTACCTTCCTCCCAGCCCAGGAATCTCTTGATTAGTCCATAAGACAATCATTATCCTCCCTCTGGCAATGATTGATTTGAGAAGGGGTAAATGAACCTATTTTACCtaatgaaatgggagaaaaactTAGCTAAGATCTtctacaaaaatgttcctttgttAAACACAAAAGAAGGAATAGTTGTTCCAGTTTGTACTTGTTTCTCCTGAAGTTACTGGGTGAATACGTATGCCTGGGGCTGTAATGCCCATCTTGAGACCATACGGAGAAACCCTGATATGAAATAAAGGATGTTATACCTTCCTACTCTTTTTCTGTACTTCTCTATTTCATTTCAGGGGGTTCTTGAAAAGATGGGATGCAAAAAATTCATGGCTAATCCTCCCTCCTAATTTaaggaaatacatatatttttttctaattgcaaGAATCATATCTGCTCTatgtagaaacaaaaataatgaattgtGTAAAGTAGAAATTAAATATCTCTAGCCGTTTTGCCTTTTTATtcctatacatataaaataacttCTGTCTGAACacatttgtacttttaaaaaataaagatggtaagaaattaaacatctgATATGTGcagttttcattttctgataTAGAGAAAGACATCTTCTCAGAGAAGATGATGCTTGAAGAGTCCTTATGGATGATTATAGTTTGCAGATGAGAAAGGAGAGTGATTAGAAGTGGTGATAGAGGGAGATTCAGGTAGATGGGACAATATTTTTGGCTGAGATAAGACATTGTGCAAAGGCTAAAAGGTAGTAAAAATCATAatcattttatgagaaaaataagtatACTCAGTGACAGAGAGTAGAGGAGTTTATAAGAGAGTGATATGGAATTAATCTGAAAAGACAGAAGAGAGGATCTAACCTAAAAGTGCTTTAGATGCCTTGTTGGGGTGTGAACTTTTTAATGCAGGGTACAGTGAATTGTAGAAGAATTTTAATCACATGGGTAATAACAGCAGATGAATTATTTAGAAACATCATTATTTCTCAGGATCAGATAACTACAATTTTGGATTCCAGCTCCAGCATTTGTTAGCTGTAAAATTATGAGTAGATTATTCAGCCACTCTGTCAGTGTCCTCATTTGCCAAATGGGGATGATGGAAGAAggattgtgatgattaaatgggaAAACACATGTGATAGTGAATGTAGAGTGCTTGTCATACAACAGGTTTTCAATAcatgttaatttccttttactGCTGTATATTTTGTGGCTGTTGTCTggttaacaaaaaaatttttaaaagggtttATTTTTGTTCTACTGATGATgtgtgactttaattttttttttttttttttttttgtgacataatctcactccgtcacccaggctggagtgcattggcatgatctcggctcactgcaacctccacctcccagattcaagcaattctcctgcctcagtctcccaagtagctgggattacaagcgcttgccatgatgcctggctaatttttttgtatttttggtagagacagggtttcaccatgttggccgggctggtctcaaacttctgacctcagttgattcaccctcctcggccttccaaagtgctgggattacaggtgtgagccaccatgcctggccagggactttaaaaatattattcacccCAAGTAAAATAAATCTCACTAAGAACTATGTTTGTGAGGTCACTTAAATGTTACAACCCATTTACATCCAGAACCAAGAGAACACTGCCCAAATTAAATTCAGCAAGCCTGCACTTTTTGGGTAAAAGACAAGAACTAAGCACTAGGggatatgaaaaattaaaatgcatggaCTTTGACATCAGTGAGATAAATAAGCAACTGCATACATGCTACAATCAACAGTGGAAATACATAAGTTAAACGTGGAAGTGCCCAAGTTGGTCCCTGCGAGATATTAAGATctaattttctttccaaaatgtcTCTGTTCTCTGACAAGCAGCAAAAAGGAACATTATTGGTATAGAAGTATGACATTCTTCCAGGCTATCTTCTCATATCTGAGTCTTTGCTGATTGTGTCTACCATGGAATGTGTTATTTTCTGAGGAAGCATAATATGAAAACTGCAGTTGTacacaaataacttaaaaattggcCTATCTAGAAACTGGTAGCATTAGCTGTGTTTCTTTTATCTATCATATAGGAATGACAACTTAATGCCAAAACATAAGTAGTGCATTTAGAATAGTTTTTAGGCACATCGTCTGAGCATAGTCTTTAACGccctcttatattttattttcattttagttcttTTACAAAGCTTCCTCATCTGGCAGGAACAGAACAAAATTTCTTGCTTGCCAAGAAAATTCAAACCCAGTGGAAGAAATTTGGACTAGATTCACCCAAGTTGGTTCATTATGATGTCCTCTTATCTTACCCCAATAAGACAAATGCCAACTATATATCGATTGTGGATGAACATGAAACTGAGGTATGTGAAATTGTTGGTACCTTTTATATTTTGCAATCCAACCGTTTTATGTGGATTGTAATGTAGGGTCAAGTAAAAGTAGAAATTTGTTAATAGTGAATTATTCAGTATCCACTATGTGTTCGACATGGTGTTAAGTCCTGAGGCCAGAATGAGACTAGGACATGGTTCCTTTGCCTAAGTAAGTTGAGGCAGACAATAGAATACTTCAGACTTCAAATTAATatggtaagtgctatgaagatTATGATTAGAGTTCATTATTTACAGAGAAAAGAGTCACTCAGCCCAGCCTGGGAGTTAGACAATGTTTCCTGAAGTCTTGACATGTGAGTCATGAAAGGACGTAAGGAGTTAACCATGTGACAAGATAGGATAAGAGAATtctcaacaaaagacaaaatattggcaaatgcTTGGAGGCATATATTAGCATAGTATTATTGGGAGAATGTaatgattttctgtatttcaaaAGTGTAAAATACAAAATGGGCCATGATATGAGATAAACCGGTAAATATGTTCTGGGAACAGATCATAGAAGGGCGTATATGCTGTCCTAAGAAGCTTAAACTTCAGCTTCAGGTCATGGGTGCCAATGACAAGTCCTGAGCAGGGGAAGGATGTGGCTAGAGGGGCATTTTAGATAGACAAGGTCCTCTGTAGATTACACCTAGGCTAAGCAATGGGTTAAAGTTGTTGTCTTCAGACAATAGTCCAGGTAAAAGATAATAAAGTTTTAGGATGTTAGTAGGAATGAGGAAGAGGGATGGATTTCAGAAATAGTAAGGAAATGTATTAGCAGGACTTGATTAGTGATTGActtggggaaggaggggaagataGAGTTGAGGATGACTCCGAGACTGTCTGGTGTGAGTGGCTAATGACTGAAGCTATTAATAGAGGtaggaaatgcagatcaaaagcAGGCCCAGGGTGAGAGatgataaatttgaattttaacatGTTGAGTTTGGACATCCAGGATGAAATaaccaccaaacatttaaatatatgaatctGAAAAGGTAAGTATCATAAGCATATTAGCTATTGGTAAAATTCTGATACTTAATGAAGTCTCGCAGTGAGGGAGTACAGAGGCAAGCAATGGGCTGGGGATAAAACATggggaaatattatttaaataaagatgaaagagggccgggcgcggtggctcacgcttgtaatcccagcactttgggaggccgaggcgggcggatcacgaggtcaggagatcgagaccacggtgaaaccccgtctctactaaaaatacaaaaaaattagccgggcgtggtggcaggcgcctgtagtcccagctactcggagacgctgaggcaggagaatggcgtgaacccgggaggcggagcttgcagtgagccgagattgcgccactgcactccagcctgggcgacagagcaagactccgtctcaaaaaaaaaataaataaataaataaataaataaataaataaataaataaagatgaaagaaaaggagCCCACCAGGGAAGCTGAATAGGCACAGTCAAAAAAAGAGGATCACCAAAGTGCCACCTTTGAAGCTCTGCTCTTACACTTTATAAGGAAACTTTTGGTTACCTGAGATTGCATGCATTTATAAAAGTTTCTATTATTAGGAAGACAGTAATAATGATAAGGCTCTTTCTCATTGTTGTCagtgtaatttatctatttaattATATAACCTAATTCCAGGATGCTTAATCTGAAGTATATACTTGAAGGCAaaatgaattatatcttaataataaTCTGGAATTTTTCTAACTTGACATATTTTAATTCTTGCTAGATTTTCAAAACATCATACCTCGAACCACCACCAGATGGCTATGAGAATGTTACAAATATTGTGCCACCATATAATGCTTTCTCAGCCCAAGGCATGCCAGaggtaaaataaaacacatttgtaATCCAAGCCTTTAAATGGTTCTTTTGCTATGTAAAACCTGTATAGAGGACTAAAACCAAAGAAATTAGGTGAATCATTCATGTGGGTTCATTGTTTGATATTCAGTACTATGAAAACCTCatacctcaaattaaaaaaatatataataaaatagaagagaacaccagacagagaaaaaagaaacaaaacaaatacattaaaaactgaCCCTGCTGAAGGAGTTGCCACTCTCTGAAATAACAAACTGCTGAACATGCCTTTCAGTGAGGCagtaggtgtttttttgtttgtttgtttttatatttgttttgttttgttttgtttttgagacagtttcgctcttgtcacccaggctggagtgcagtggcacagtctcggctcactgcaacctccacctcccaggttcaagcaattctcttgcctcagcctcccgcttagctaggaccacaggtgcatgccgccatgtccttctaattttgtattttttttaagtggagacggggtttctctacgttggtcaggctagtctcgaactcccgacctcaggtgatctgctcgcctcggccttccaaagtgctgggattacaggcgtgagccactgcttctgccCAGCAGTAGGTGTTTTTACAAGCTTCTTTCCGTTTttcataatttgaatattttatggaTTCATAGATAGGATTTTATAGATCATACCATAGAGGTTCTTAAATTAATGCAATGgttggaaattaaataaatatagttaggatctttaaaatgacatttatttactCTATTCCCTGTGGCTTTTTATACACTGATAATTTCTTCAACACAGGACATGCTGTTTAGATatgtctggctgggtgcggtggctcacacctgtaatcccagcacttcaggaggttgaggcgggcagatctttggaggtcaggagttcaagaccagaatggccaacatggtgaaatcccatctctactgtcaaaaaatacaaaaattatgtgggcgtggtggcgcatgtctgtaatcacagctactctggcggctgaggcagaatcacttgaactcagaaggtggaggaggttgcagtcagccgagggagtgctactgcactccagcctggacgacagtgaaattccgtctcaaaaataataaacaaataaataactctTATACATTGTCCTTCTTTAAACCTCTTCAGGATTTTAAAAGATTCTCTAATGACTTCTGCATAATTACTGTGGGTCTGTTTATTATTCcccaaataaagaaaggaaacacTTTTGATGACGCAGTATTGTGAAGcaaacttattttttgttttttttttcttcaattttagcagtattatatgtattttcttttccctatagGGAGATCTTGTATATGTTAACTATGCTCGCACTGAAGACTTTTTCAAACTAGAAAGAGAGATGGGCATCAACTGTACTGGGAAGATTGTTATTGCAAGATATGGAAAAATCTTCAGAGGAAATAAAGTACAGTATTATCTGTTTTTCTACAGAGAATGAGAGGATATATATAGTCTGTAAATGTAAATGACCAACTTGCTTCTCTGTTTCCAAATTgctttcaaacatttattttcttttttttttttcctatttgccaTGGATACACGGAAACTCATGTTTCTATGTTTTCTCACATAcctggaaaagaaaattatttttaatcatttttattaaaaaagtaatatttgcttttagaaatttaattgaaggaaatttatataaagtaaaaaatgaaaagctcCTCTGCATTACCCACTTCATTATTCAGATATAATCAATCTTAATAGCTTTTTTCAAatctaattctgtgaaatataAATACATCCGTCCCTATATgcccattttacatatatttatttatttacttttacattctataagactttattttttttcactcagccatGACTCATATTCTTCATGTCCACAGGTTGAGAGTTATGTAATACATTGGTTAAGAGTAAGGGATGAGTCTATCAGTCCACCAATTTTGCAAAAATACTCCTTGCCCATTTAGAAGGAATACAAGCAACAATGTTCACAATAATATTAAACTAAAATTCAGTACACTTATATCATTTTGGATTACTGCTGctaggaattttaaaacatttgctctTGTATtactttagttttaaattttcatgagtTGTCGGCATGGGGAGTAAACACTCAGTTCATactctccttcttcctttattAGAGTTCAGAAATACTGATCCTCATATCTAAAGTAATGCTCCTTTTAACAAATGACAATTTCGGTTTGCTGAGTTACTGATGGATTGTATCCTTCTTTAtatcatacatttcttttttaaaaaaatgagtttttgtgttatttaaaacataaaattggaagTTTTACATATGTGAAATGATCTCTACAATCAAAATAATGAACATACCCATTATCTCCAAAAAGCTTCCTCTCGTCTCTTTATATTCTCACCCTCCCAACTCTTCCTTCCCACTTCATCCAATCCCTAGACAACCATTCATCTTGCTTTCTGCTATCAGCATGATTATTTTGAGATCTGTCCatgttggcatctttgtcaatagtttttctttcttttgctgagTAGTATTGGCAGGCTTTTCAAAATGCAGGTATCTCTGGAGCTGTTTTGTGGACACCAGGAGCATTACCTGACAAGCCCTGTGCTGGCCCCAGGGTACCCTGTGCACCTGGGTAAGGCTGGAACACATTGGGGACAGAGACCCAACATGCCCACTTCAGAACAGCGTGGGACCTGGGGAAACCACCAGCTGTTTGCTGTCCTGTCATTGCTGTTCTACACATCCCTGGAGACTATGAGCATCGGTTACAGTGTGGTATTGGCTGGTCAGGACCAGAAATGTCCATTTTTGACCTGGAAGCAGCAGACACCCAAGGCTTAGGGTAGACGTGGGGGCTCCATACCATTCCCAGTGCCAACTTCCCATGGCGGAAACAGGAAGGAATGTCTGGCAACCCGCCAAGGGTCAGATGCCACATCAGCCTGAGCAGAAGCTGCCTGACACTGGCTGTTCCAATGACAATTAGACATTCTTGGGAAGGTGGAGCCATTTGTGAGAGCTCAGGATGGGTGTCCTGAAAGCGCCACTTAAAGGCGACTGAGGCCTCTCAAAATCCCTGTGTTAGAACTGCAGCTGTCCATGTGGGCTTCAGTGCAGTCACCTGTGGAGCTTTAGGACAGGCCCAGGGCTCAGCTCCCGGGACCAGTGCCTTGAGAATTTTCGCAGCAGGGATAGCCGGCTTGGAAAGGCATGCCTGGGAGACCATGTGACACTGCCTGGCTGGGTCCTGGGCTGACAGATGTGAGCATGGAGCTCATGGTGACTTGGTAATGCTGTGAATTATGTACGTGTGGCAGGAAGGTGCCACAATGCCAAGGCCCCAAGTCTTGGAAATTCCATGAGGTCCGCATGAAGTTGAACTAAACACCAAGTGCAgtcctcaaaggaaaaataaaagaaatacccaCATAAGGGACTCTTTGGAACTGAATCTGGAAGAGAGGGCTTCCTGGTCCACTCCAGGAGAATTTGCCTAAAATAAGTTTGCTTCCCATTGCATTCTCTTTGCTTGTTCTAAACATCACCTCCCCCCATTCCCTTAATTTGCATCATTCTGGGCTCCTTACTCTTGTTGCatcctttttttacattttaaggatGTCTGAATTCCATTTACTTAAGAGCATATATGGCTTAATTTTGTGTTTCTGGTAATCGTTTATTACATTTCCCCATTTTATCAAATGACACGTTTTCCTCGtatctatttttaatatgttaaagaTTTTGTATCCAGTTTATCTAAAACTCCTTGATTAAAATGAGTTTAATTCTAGCAATACATATATGCTTATCTCTGCATTGTTTTATAATATTACGATAAATGTTTGTCCCCAATATATGACTGTatggataatattttttaaaaagatacaataaaatatgCTATCTCTTTCTCACTCGATCATGTGGCTGAATGAGTCAATCCCTCCATCAAATAGAAATATCTGGCATCACTTAATCTAACTAATAAAAACATCCAGTGTGCACGTGCATccacaatgagaagaaaagaccaAAGCAAACAGCCAAAAAGGAGAGAATCCCATGATTTCTGTCTAAACTCCTACagatatcataaatatttattgctagaaacagtattttaaataaaatactggtcTTCAGGCAAGTGTATTAAAACTGCGTTGGATACAAGGGGCGCTATCACTTGTAAAACTTGGCAAATtggataataattaaaaatacaaaattacacagaaaatacCCTTTAataaattgagttttttttttttaattgagacagagtttggctcttgttgcccaggccagagtgcaatggtgcgatcttgactccctgccacctctgcctctgggttcaagcgattctcctgcctcagcctctccagtagctgggattacaggcatgtgccaccatgctcggctaattttgtatttttagtagagacggggtttctccgtgttggtcagtcTACTCTCAgcctctcaacctcaggtgatccgccagcctcggcctcccaaagcgctgggattacgggcgtgagccacggcacccggcctcataaattgatttttaaacaaatcttaATTGAGGTTCTCTAAAGGGAGCCTTTTAGGCAACGTGCCCGCTACGTGTACTGATGGCTACGGTGGCTGGTGTCAGGCGAATCCATGTGGCTCCCCCAGCCCCTTCCTGGGAGCATCCTAGAAAG
Protein-coding sequences here:
- the LOC129484737 gene encoding N-acetylated-alpha-linked acidic dipeptidase 2-like, producing the protein MAKSRGRLYLWMCLAAALASFLVGFLVGWFIKPLKEITTSVPYHQSIRWELVSEMKAENIKSFIRSFTKLPHLAGTEQNFLLAKKIQTQWKKFGLDSPKLVHYDVLLSYPNKTNANYISIVDEHETEIFKTSYLEPPPDGYENVTNIVPPYNAFSAQGMPEGDLVYVNYARTEDFFKLEREMGINCTGKIVIARYGKIFRGNKVQYYLFFYRE